The Treponema sp. OMZ 790 genome includes the window AAACCCTCCCGTATGCAATTTTAAAATAATTCTTTTATAAAATCTTTTATTTTTGAAAAAACAAATCCCGAATTTTCTTTTCGAGGATTTGAAACCTGTCCGCCCTTATTTTGGTCATCAAAGCTATGCAATATCAAACCCAATACTGCAGCAAATTCCGGACTTCGGTATTGTCCCACAACTCCCCCTATCGTTGATGGAATTCCCAGCCGGGCAGATTGCATGCCGAATATTTCATCGGCCAGCTCTGTTGTACCGTTTAATAATGCGCCTCCACCGCATATTACAACCGAGCCTCCAAGATGCGTACCCTGTACAAGAGTATCAACTTTATTTTTTACCATTACGAAAATTTCAGCCATACGTGCTTGTAATATTTCGCATATTTCGCTTCGATATATTTCTTCAGGCCCTCTTCCTCCGAAACCGGGAATCAAAACCTGTTCATCGGATTCGACAAAGGGCATCCAACAACACCCGCTCGATACCTTTATTTTTTCGGCCGTATCAAAAGGAATATTTTTTACGATTGCCAGATCATTGGTAACCTGCATTCCGCCTACAGGTAAAGAGGCGGTAAGAATCGGACCGCCATTTTGCATAACAACTATATCTGTAGTACCGGCACCGATATCTATTAAAATTGAACCAAGTTCTTGTTCGTCTTTTGTCATAACAGCTCTTACATCAGCCAGACCGTTATGCATTAAACCATCAATATTTAAATTAGCTCTTACAACACAATTAGGTACATTTTTTATTGATGTAACTGCTCCGGTAATAACGTGAACTTCCGCTTCAAGTCTGATACCGATCATATTTAAAGGATCTTTTATTCCGTGTTGCTTATCTACAGTGTAAGACTGAGGCACCACATGAATTATCTGTCTATCCATAGGAATGGCAACTGCCTTAGCGGAATTAATAACCGATTCAATATCTGAGCGGTCAATTTCTTTATTGTTTTTACCCTTATCGCTTATGGGAAAAACACCTTTAGAATTTATACCTTCTATATGAACGCCGCCTAAACCTACGGTACAATGAAAAATATCAACACCCGACATAACTTCTGCCTCATCTACAGCTTTGTTTATTCCTTGCACGGTATTTTCGATATTTGTTACTATGCCTTTACGCATACCCGTAGAATCGCTTACACCGATACCGGTAATCTGCAAATGCCCTTCTTCATTTTTTTCTGCAACGACAACTCGAATATTTTTGGTACCTATATCCAATCCTACAATTATATTATCGCTCATCTTTAGCCTCTCTTTTTATATAAACGGCATTAGCACCACGCAGATCAATTCCAATAATATTTTTATCCAAATTTATATCCTTTACTACATCAAGTATAAGCATCATATACTGTAAAGATTCTTCCGTCAAAAATTTATTAGTTATTACGGAAAGACGGCTCTTTAACGGATAAAT containing:
- the ftsA gene encoding cell division protein FtsA, producing MSDNIIVGLDIGTKNIRVVVAEKNEEGHLQITGIGVSDSTGMRKGIVTNIENTVQGINKAVDEAEVMSGVDIFHCTVGLGGVHIEGINSKGVFPISDKGKNNKEIDRSDIESVINSAKAVAIPMDRQIIHVVPQSYTVDKQHGIKDPLNMIGIRLEAEVHVITGAVTSIKNVPNCVVRANLNIDGLMHNGLADVRAVMTKDEQELGSILIDIGAGTTDIVVMQNGGPILTASLPVGGMQVTNDLAIVKNIPFDTAEKIKVSSGCCWMPFVESDEQVLIPGFGGRGPEEIYRSEICEILQARMAEIFVMVKNKVDTLVQGTHLGGSVVICGGGALLNGTTELADEIFGMQSARLGIPSTIGGVVGQYRSPEFAAVLGLILHSFDDQNKGGQVSNPRKENSGFVFSKIKDFIKELF